A window from Brucella sp. BE17 encodes these proteins:
- a CDS encoding DUF1289 domain-containing protein: MTMEAIESPCILVCTMDTPTGLCRGCARTLDEIAKWSGMSMQERKAVLALLPKRHKVLEAQNFD, translated from the coding sequence ATGACGATGGAGGCAATCGAATCACCGTGCATATTGGTATGCACAATGGACACGCCGACCGGCCTTTGTCGGGGCTGTGCGCGTACTCTTGATGAAATCGCAAAATGGTCGGGCATGAGCATGCAGGAGCGAAAGGCTGTTCTGGCACTTCTGCCCAAGCGCCATAAGGTTTTGGAGGCACAAAATTTTGACTGA
- a CDS encoding Lrp/AsnC family transcriptional regulator produces the protein MDRLDRKILRLLQEDATLAVADVAKKVGLSTTPCWRRIQKLEEDGVIKRRVAILDPVRVNARVTVFVSVRTGSHSHEWLKRFSEVVQEFPEVIEFYRMSGDVDYLLRVAVPDIAAYDAFYKRLISKIEIRDVSSSFAMEQIKYTTELPLDYMVLDKDNN, from the coding sequence ATGGATAGGCTCGACAGAAAGATACTGCGTTTATTGCAGGAAGATGCAACATTGGCCGTGGCTGACGTGGCCAAGAAGGTTGGGCTATCTACCACTCCGTGCTGGCGCCGTATCCAGAAACTGGAAGAAGACGGCGTCATCAAGCGTCGCGTGGCGATTCTCGATCCCGTTCGCGTCAATGCACGCGTGACGGTTTTCGTGTCGGTTCGCACGGGGTCACATAGCCATGAATGGCTCAAGCGCTTTTCAGAAGTGGTGCAGGAATTCCCCGAAGTTATCGAGTTTTACCGTATGAGCGGTGACGTTGATTATCTGCTGCGCGTCGCGGTCCCTGATATTGCAGCCTATGATGCTTTCTACAAGCGACTGATCAGCAAGATTGAGATTCGTGACGTGTCGTCCTCGTTTGCCATGGAGCAGATCAAATACACGACCGAGCTACCACTTGATTACATGGTGCTGGACAAGGACAACAATTGA
- the xth gene encoding exodeoxyribonuclease III has translation MKISTWNINGVKARIDNLQHWLKESDPDIACLQEIKSVDEQFPRLEIEALGYHVETHGQKGFNGVALLSKKSPDEINRGLDGDDMDEQARFIEGVYSTDKGVIRIVSLYLPNGNPIDTEKFPYKLSWMQRLERWAQHRLALEEPLILAGDYNVIPEPQDAKNPQNWLGDALFQPQSRQAFRRLENLGFTDAIRATTDDNGLYSFWDYQAGAWQKNNGIRIDHLMLSPEAACHFQSVEIEKHVRGWERPSDHVPVTVTLSL, from the coding sequence ATGAAAATTTCGACATGGAACATCAACGGCGTCAAAGCGCGCATCGATAATCTTCAGCATTGGCTCAAAGAGTCCGATCCGGATATCGCCTGCTTGCAAGAAATCAAATCGGTCGACGAGCAGTTTCCCCGTCTTGAAATCGAAGCGCTGGGATATCACGTCGAAACCCACGGCCAAAAAGGTTTTAACGGCGTTGCTCTGCTGTCGAAAAAATCCCCCGATGAGATCAATCGCGGTCTCGATGGCGACGATATGGACGAACAGGCGCGCTTTATCGAAGGCGTCTATTCAACTGATAAAGGCGTTATTCGCATCGTTTCTCTCTATTTGCCAAACGGCAACCCCATCGATACTGAAAAATTCCCCTATAAGCTCTCATGGATGCAACGCCTGGAAAGATGGGCGCAACACCGTCTCGCTCTTGAAGAGCCATTGATTCTGGCCGGTGACTACAACGTCATTCCGGAACCGCAGGATGCAAAAAATCCACAGAACTGGCTTGGTGACGCGCTGTTTCAGCCGCAGTCACGCCAAGCCTTCAGAAGGCTGGAAAATCTTGGTTTCACTGACGCCATCCGCGCCACGACCGATGATAACGGACTTTATTCTTTCTGGGATTATCAAGCGGGTGCATGGCAGAAAAACAACGGCATCCGCATTGATCACCTGATGCTGTCGCCAGAAGCTGCCTGTCATTTTCAATCGGTAGAAATTGAAAAACATGTACGCGGCTGGGAAAGACCATCGGATCACGTGCCTGTGACGGTCACTCTGTCTTTATAA
- a CDS encoding tellurite resistance TerB family protein — MFDAKKLLDQFLGAQMPGGVGSVRDRAGQATELAKKNPLATSAIAAAVLGTKTGRKLAGNVATVGGIAAIAGLGYLAYKNYKSGQAPQSAEQSVAREPELLPPPDDSPFSPQSPAMSNSFALTLVQAMIAAAKADGHIDDAERARIMEKVQISGLDDEAEAFFAKELADPVDIDALVAAAVTEEQKVELYTASRLAVDPDSRAERGYLDMLAGRLGLADALIDHIDATVSSIKV, encoded by the coding sequence ATGTTCGACGCCAAAAAACTTCTCGACCAGTTTCTGGGCGCACAAATGCCGGGTGGTGTGGGAAGCGTCCGTGACAGGGCAGGGCAGGCCACCGAACTCGCCAAGAAAAATCCACTGGCGACGAGTGCGATCGCGGCCGCCGTTCTCGGTACAAAGACTGGACGGAAGCTTGCTGGAAATGTTGCAACCGTCGGCGGAATTGCTGCCATTGCTGGACTTGGTTATCTTGCTTACAAGAATTACAAATCCGGCCAGGCACCTCAGAGCGCCGAACAGTCTGTAGCCCGCGAGCCGGAACTTCTGCCGCCGCCGGACGATTCCCCTTTCAGCCCGCAATCGCCAGCCATGAGCAACAGTTTTGCTCTCACTCTGGTGCAGGCAATGATTGCCGCCGCCAAGGCCGATGGTCACATTGATGATGCCGAGCGTGCGCGCATTATGGAAAAAGTGCAGATTTCAGGTCTTGATGATGAAGCGGAAGCTTTTTTTGCCAAGGAACTGGCCGACCCGGTCGATATAGACGCATTGGTGGCGGCAGCCGTTACGGAAGAGCAGAAAGTCGAGCTTTATACCGCATCGCGTCTCGCCGTCGATCCAGACAGTCGTGCCGAGCGCGGCTATCTTGATATGCTCGCCGGTCGGCTGGGCCTTGCGGATGCGCTGATCGATCATATCGATGCCACAGTATCTTCCATCAAAGTCTGA
- the cobT gene encoding nicotinate-nucleotide--dimethylbenzimidazole phosphoribosyltransferase, with translation MSASGLPFDDFRELIHNLPGPDLGAERAVRERERMLTKPAASLGRLEEIAAWLAIWSGKRTPQITRPLVAIFAGNHGVAAKNITPYPSSVTAQMVENFAAGGAAINQLCIANDLGLKVFDLALEHPTADITEDAAMDERTCAATMAFGMEAIAGGTDLLCIGEMGIGNTTIAAAISLALFGGTAEDWVGPGTGSTGDQLQRKLDAVKQAVSLHQAHLGDPLEVLRRLGGREIAAMSGAILAARMEKIPVIIDGFVASAAAAVLYAANPEAIDHCLFGHVSAEPGHVRLLEKLGKEPLLSLGMRLGEGTGAALAAGIVKAAALCHSGMATFEQAGVASSKN, from the coding sequence ATGAGTGCAAGTGGCCTGCCTTTTGATGATTTCCGTGAACTGATCCACAATCTTCCCGGCCCCGATCTGGGCGCGGAGAGGGCTGTGCGTGAACGCGAACGGATGCTTACCAAGCCAGCAGCTTCGCTAGGGCGTCTGGAAGAGATTGCCGCATGGCTTGCAATCTGGAGCGGAAAGCGCACACCACAGATTACGCGTCCGCTGGTGGCCATATTTGCAGGCAATCACGGTGTGGCGGCCAAAAATATCACGCCTTATCCTTCAAGCGTTACGGCACAGATGGTAGAAAATTTTGCAGCCGGCGGCGCTGCGATAAACCAGTTGTGCATTGCCAATGATCTTGGCCTAAAGGTGTTCGATCTGGCACTTGAACATCCGACAGCCGATATCACTGAGGACGCAGCAATGGATGAGCGCACTTGCGCTGCGACCATGGCTTTTGGAATGGAAGCCATTGCTGGCGGTACTGATCTTCTTTGCATTGGCGAGATGGGTATCGGTAATACGACAATCGCCGCTGCCATTTCACTGGCGTTGTTTGGCGGTACGGCTGAAGACTGGGTTGGCCCCGGTACCGGCTCTACGGGTGATCAATTGCAGCGCAAGCTTGACGCCGTCAAGCAGGCCGTGAGCCTGCATCAGGCGCATCTCGGTGATCCGCTGGAGGTGCTGCGCCGTCTCGGTGGGCGTGAGATCGCCGCCATGTCAGGCGCTATTCTCGCTGCGCGCATGGAAAAGATTCCGGTCATCATCGACGGCTTTGTGGCGAGTGCTGCGGCTGCCGTGCTTTATGCGGCAAATCCGGAAGCCATCGATCATTGCCTGTTCGGCCATGTTTCCGCCGAACCGGGACATGTGCGGCTACTTGAAAAACTCGGCAAGGAGCCGTTGCTTTCACTCGGCATGCGACTTGGTGAGGGAACCGGTGCAGCACTCGCAGCCGGCATCGTCAAGGCGGCAGCACTCTGCCATAGCGGCATGGCGACTTTCGAGCAGGCCGGCGTGGCATCTTCCAAGAACTGA
- the erpA gene encoding iron-sulfur cluster insertion protein ErpA — protein sequence MTDITVSDSAAKRIAKILSTEPDKTALRVSVEGGGCSGFSYKYDLVNDETQDDIVIEKLGAKVLIDSISVPYMDGSEIDFVDDLMGQSFQIRNPNATASCGCGTSFAL from the coding sequence ATGACAGACATTACCGTTTCTGATTCCGCCGCCAAGCGGATCGCTAAAATTTTGAGCACCGAACCGGACAAGACTGCGCTTCGCGTTTCTGTCGAGGGCGGCGGTTGCTCAGGTTTTTCTTATAAGTACGATCTCGTCAACGATGAGACGCAGGACGATATCGTGATCGAAAAGCTTGGCGCCAAAGTGCTGATTGATTCGATCTCGGTTCCCTATATGGACGGCTCCGAAATCGACTTCGTCGACGATCTGATGGGACAGTCGTTCCAGATCCGCAATCCGAATGCCACGGCGTCCTGTGGCTGCGGTACCAGTTTCGCACTCTGA
- the argS gene encoding arginine--tRNA ligase, giving the protein MNIFADFDARIKKTLQEIDIKQKDGSVLELARVSVEPPRDASHGDIATNAAMVLSKSVGQNPRELAVRIAEALKNDSDVETVDVAGPGFINLRLKAGYWQRELAAMLNAGTDFGRSQFGQGTRVNVEYVSANPTGPMHVGHCRGAVVGDVLANLLKFAGYDVVKEYYINDAGAQIDILARSVMLRYNEALGEEIGEIPAGLYPGDYLVPVGKALADEFGRGLNQMPEDEAFAIVKDRTIDAMMVMIRADLEALNVHHDVFYSERTLHADRARAIRNAINDLTLKGHVYKGKLPPPKGQLPEEWEDREQTLFRSTEVGDDIDRPLMKSDGSFTYFAADVAYFKDKYDRGFNEMIYVLGADHGGYVKRLEAVARAVSDGKAKLTVLLCQLVKLFRDGEPVRMSKRSGEFITLRDVVDEVGRDPVRFMMLYRKNDAPLDFDFAKVTEQSKDNPVFYVQYASARCHSVLRQAVEQIGLADLDRAAMAAQFEKLTDESEIALVRKLAEYPRLIETAALHQEPHRLAFYLYDLASALHSQWNKGTENPDLRFIKVNDPELSLARLGLVKVVSEVLTSGLTIIGADAPTEMR; this is encoded by the coding sequence ATGAATATCTTTGCAGATTTCGACGCACGTATTAAAAAAACGCTGCAAGAGATTGATATAAAACAAAAAGACGGAAGTGTTCTTGAACTCGCGCGTGTTAGTGTCGAGCCGCCGCGCGATGCGTCTCATGGCGATATCGCGACCAATGCGGCGATGGTGCTTTCAAAATCTGTCGGTCAGAATCCACGCGAGCTGGCAGTCCGCATTGCTGAAGCGTTGAAGAATGACAGCGATGTCGAGACGGTGGATGTCGCAGGGCCCGGCTTTATCAATCTTCGCCTCAAGGCTGGATACTGGCAGCGCGAGCTTGCCGCCATGCTGAATGCAGGCACGGATTTCGGGCGCTCGCAGTTCGGTCAGGGCACAAGGGTTAATGTTGAATATGTTTCCGCCAACCCGACCGGCCCAATGCATGTCGGCCACTGCCGGGGAGCCGTTGTCGGCGATGTGCTTGCGAATCTTCTGAAATTCGCGGGCTATGACGTCGTCAAGGAGTATTACATCAACGATGCTGGCGCGCAGATCGACATTCTCGCGCGTTCCGTCATGCTTCGCTATAACGAGGCGCTTGGTGAAGAGATCGGCGAAATTCCGGCGGGGCTTTATCCGGGTGATTATCTGGTGCCGGTTGGTAAGGCGCTGGCCGATGAGTTTGGCCGCGGCCTCAACCAGATGCCGGAAGATGAAGCATTTGCGATCGTCAAGGATCGCACCATCGACGCCATGATGGTGATGATTCGCGCCGATCTTGAAGCGCTTAACGTGCATCACGACGTGTTTTATTCCGAGCGCACGCTGCATGCGGATCGGGCGCGGGCTATCCGCAATGCGATCAACGATCTGACGTTGAAGGGCCATGTCTACAAGGGCAAGCTGCCGCCACCCAAGGGCCAGTTACCTGAAGAATGGGAAGACCGTGAACAGACCCTGTTCCGCTCGACCGAAGTGGGTGACGACATCGACCGTCCCCTGATGAAGTCGGACGGTTCCTTCACCTATTTTGCTGCTGACGTTGCCTATTTCAAGGACAAGTACGACCGTGGCTTCAATGAGATGATTTATGTGCTTGGTGCTGATCATGGTGGGTATGTGAAGCGTCTCGAAGCCGTTGCGCGTGCCGTATCCGACGGCAAGGCCAAGCTGACCGTTCTTCTGTGCCAGCTGGTCAAACTGTTTCGCGACGGCGAGCCGGTACGCATGTCGAAGCGTTCGGGTGAGTTCATAACTCTGCGCGATGTGGTGGATGAAGTGGGGCGCGATCCAGTTCGTTTCATGATGCTTTACCGCAAGAATGATGCGCCACTCGATTTTGATTTCGCCAAGGTAACCGAGCAGTCGAAGGACAATCCGGTTTTCTACGTGCAATATGCGTCTGCTCGGTGTCATTCGGTGCTGCGTCAGGCTGTCGAGCAGATCGGATTGGCTGATCTGGATCGCGCAGCTATGGCTGCACAATTCGAGAAACTCACGGATGAGAGCGAAATTGCGCTGGTACGCAAACTTGCTGAATATCCGCGTCTGATCGAAACGGCAGCCCTGCATCAGGAGCCGCACCGGCTTGCATTTTACCTCTATGACCTTGCAAGCGCGTTGCATTCGCAGTGGAATAAGGGCACCGAAAATCCAGACTTACGTTTTATTAAGGTTAACGATCCAGAATTGTCGTTAGCCAGGCTAGGGCTGGTAAAGGTTGTTTCTGAAGTGCTGACGTCCGGGTTAACGATAATCGGTGCGGATGCCCCAACGGAAATGCGCTGA
- a CDS encoding TIGR02281 family clan AA aspartic protease, which produces MGRFFWFIIAAIAIVILLLMSNSDGGTTLGLANDSFARTAYMGIWGVVLASGILASGIKLTDFARNMAVWAVIILALVAGYQYRYELQDVGSRITAGLIPGSPISGRNAEGSLTVTLAKSANGHFEVNGRVNDARVHFLVDTGASSVVLSKEDAENAGLNTDALSYTVPIMTANGSATAASITIAKLQIGDIERHNIRAMVTKEGLMTGSLLGMNFLQTLDGFTVRGDQLILID; this is translated from the coding sequence ATGGGGCGTTTTTTCTGGTTTATCATCGCAGCAATCGCAATCGTCATTTTGCTGCTTATGTCCAATAGCGATGGCGGAACTACACTGGGGCTTGCCAATGATAGCTTTGCCCGTACCGCCTATATGGGCATATGGGGTGTTGTTCTGGCGTCCGGTATTCTTGCGTCAGGTATCAAGCTGACGGACTTTGCGCGAAACATGGCTGTCTGGGCCGTGATTATTCTCGCGCTCGTCGCGGGCTACCAATACCGCTATGAGCTGCAGGACGTCGGTAGCCGCATTACCGCAGGCCTTATTCCCGGCAGCCCAATTTCGGGCCGCAATGCGGAAGGCTCGCTCACCGTGACGCTCGCCAAATCAGCCAATGGTCATTTCGAGGTCAATGGTCGCGTCAACGATGCCCGCGTGCATTTTCTGGTCGATACAGGCGCATCCTCCGTCGTCCTCTCCAAGGAAGATGCCGAAAATGCTGGGCTTAATACAGACGCGCTCAGCTATACTGTCCCCATCATGACCGCCAATGGGTCGGCGACGGCGGCCAGCATCACGATTGCAAAATTGCAGATCGGCGATATCGAGCGTCACAACATTCGCGCCATGGTGACAAAGGAAGGTCTTATGACCGGCAGCCTGCTCGGCATGAATTTTCTGCAAACACTCGACGGTTTTACAGTGCGCGGCGATCAGTTGATCCTGATCGATTGA
- a CDS encoding tetratricopeptide repeat protein, whose amino-acid sequence MRSRSFSYSLVAAAVGFTIACGSAFAFDLNDDSEKSRSPFELFKFGFSAYKSGHKDEAVKALRYAAERGHQGAKWKLARMYADGDGVAENDYEAYQIFEKIVREGSEPGSENDSYVADALVALAGYAKRGIPGTPVRADLGVARDLYVQAAANFGDPDAQYALGKMLLNGEGGEQNSVQAARWFQLAAKKGNASAQAEFGNMLFQAGKTVRGLALMTAAFERCPIEDCSRIRDMQEQAFSIAGEADRRNAVALSSNYIAKGDF is encoded by the coding sequence ATGCGTAGTCGCAGTTTTTCATATTCCCTTGTTGCCGCGGCTGTTGGTTTTACCATTGCCTGCGGCAGTGCCTTTGCTTTCGATCTGAACGACGACTCCGAAAAATCCCGTAGCCCGTTCGAACTCTTCAAATTCGGTTTTTCCGCTTACAAGAGTGGGCACAAGGACGAAGCCGTCAAGGCATTGCGTTATGCTGCCGAACGCGGACACCAGGGCGCAAAATGGAAACTGGCGCGCATGTATGCCGATGGCGACGGCGTGGCGGAAAACGATTACGAAGCCTATCAGATTTTTGAGAAAATCGTTCGTGAGGGCTCTGAACCTGGTTCGGAGAACGATTCTTATGTCGCGGATGCACTTGTCGCGCTTGCAGGTTATGCAAAACGCGGCATTCCCGGCACACCGGTAAGGGCAGACCTTGGTGTCGCGCGTGATCTTTATGTGCAGGCGGCGGCGAATTTCGGCGATCCTGACGCGCAATATGCGCTGGGCAAAATGCTCCTCAATGGTGAAGGCGGCGAGCAGAATTCCGTTCAGGCCGCACGCTGGTTCCAGTTGGCTGCTAAAAAAGGCAATGCAAGCGCGCAGGCCGAATTCGGCAATATGTTGTTTCAGGCTGGTAAGACAGTTCGCGGCCTTGCGCTTATGACGGCGGCATTCGAGCGTTGCCCGATAGAAGACTGCTCGCGCATCCGCGACATGCAGGAACAGGCCTTTTCCATCGCTGGTGAAGCCGATCGCCGCAATGCGGTTGCTCTTTCCAGCAATTATATCGCAAAAGGCGACTTCTGA
- a CDS encoding deoxyguanosinetriphosphate triphosphohydrolase, whose product MSQDSPKPLEGIGFGYRERAAYACDPASSRGRQVAEPESMTRTPFQRDRDRIIHSTAFRRLKHKTQVFIAHEGDHYRTRLTHTIEVAQIARALARALRLDEDLAEAVALVHDFGHTPFGHTGEEALNTRMKDYGGFDHNAQSLRLVTKLEHRYADFDGLNLSWETLEGLVKHNGPLRGPYAAHPEIAVPQPIVDFNQRYDLQLEQFASLEAQCAAIADDIAYNAHDIDDGLRSGLLTVEALDAVPLTKRLLDIVRDRYQGLDKVRTGHELVRRQITVMVEDVIRESQRRLNEENPQSVEEVRDQHRSLIAFSDPMREDEKTLKRFLFKNLYFHDSVVVRRHAADRIVLDLFDACFADPTVMPAEWRTGCETLDEAARARQIADYLAGMTDNYAVREHRRLFDHTPDLA is encoded by the coding sequence ATGTCGCAAGATTCCCCTAAACCGCTTGAAGGAATAGGCTTCGGTTATCGTGAGCGTGCTGCCTATGCCTGTGATCCCGCCTCAAGCCGGGGACGGCAGGTCGCAGAACCCGAAAGCATGACGCGCACCCCCTTTCAGCGGGACCGCGACCGTATCATTCATTCCACCGCCTTTCGTCGCCTCAAGCACAAGACGCAAGTGTTCATCGCGCATGAAGGCGATCATTATCGCACACGGCTAACGCACACCATCGAGGTGGCGCAGATAGCGCGGGCTCTGGCGCGGGCTTTGCGGCTTGATGAAGACCTGGCCGAAGCGGTGGCACTTGTTCACGATTTCGGCCATACGCCTTTCGGACACACCGGCGAGGAAGCACTGAACACGCGCATGAAGGACTATGGTGGTTTCGATCATAACGCCCAGTCGCTGCGCCTCGTTACCAAGCTGGAACATCGCTATGCCGATTTCGACGGGCTCAATCTCTCGTGGGAAACGCTGGAGGGGCTGGTTAAGCATAATGGCCCACTGCGGGGACCTTATGCTGCACATCCGGAAATTGCCGTGCCGCAGCCTATTGTCGATTTCAACCAACGCTATGATCTGCAACTCGAACAGTTTGCAAGCCTGGAGGCGCAATGCGCAGCGATTGCTGATGATATTGCCTATAATGCGCATGACATTGATGACGGTTTGCGTTCCGGCCTGTTGACGGTCGAGGCGCTCGACGCGGTGCCGCTGACAAAACGCTTGCTCGACATCGTGCGCGACCGTTATCAGGGCCTTGATAAGGTGCGCACCGGCCATGAACTGGTACGCCGCCAGATTACCGTGATGGTCGAGGATGTGATAAGGGAATCGCAGAGGCGGTTAAACGAAGAAAATCCGCAAAGTGTGGAGGAGGTGCGCGACCAGCATCGCAGCCTGATCGCCTTTTCTGACCCCATGCGCGAGGACGAGAAGACGCTGAAGCGCTTTTTGTTCAAGAACCTTTACTTCCATGACAGCGTCGTGGTGCGCCGTCATGCGGCAGACCGGATTGTGCTCGATCTTTTTGATGCCTGTTTCGCCGACCCCACGGTCATGCCAGCTGAATGGCGCACGGGCTGCGAGACGCTGGATGAGGCCGCGCGCGCCCGGCAAATCGCCGACTACCTCGCCGGTATGACGGATAATTATGCCGTGCGTGAACATCGACGATTGTTTGACCATACACCCGATTTAGCTTAA
- a CDS encoding adenosylcobinamide-GDP ribazoletransferase produces the protein MQQNGLIGDTIRSLGFLSRLPLPDKWLGRWNTHSHESWPPSTRAFPLAGGVLGFLGGVALFIANALHLPALACGFIAVGALAAMTGALHEDGLGDTVDGFFGASNRERRLDIMKDSRIGTFAAITLVVWVGIKASLLATILERLGPGHTVFVLIASEAASRAAMLALWHGLPSARPGGLADGIGQPEWETVVYGAGLGLVILAIGLWPAGGIAALIYSLALVSGLLFGFSKLCMVKIGGQTGDTLGAAQQIASLGVLVGLVMAL, from the coding sequence TTGCAGCAAAACGGTCTGATCGGCGACACAATTCGGTCGTTGGGCTTTTTAAGCCGCTTGCCCCTTCCGGATAAGTGGCTTGGGCGCTGGAATACCCACAGCCACGAATCGTGGCCGCCGAGTACACGCGCATTTCCCCTTGCAGGCGGCGTGTTGGGCTTTCTGGGCGGCGTGGCTCTTTTCATCGCGAATGCTTTGCATCTTCCAGCCCTCGCCTGTGGGTTTATCGCGGTCGGAGCACTTGCGGCGATGACCGGCGCTCTGCATGAAGATGGACTTGGCGATACCGTGGATGGGTTTTTTGGTGCGTCAAATCGCGAACGCCGCCTCGATATCATGAAGGATTCGCGTATTGGCACATTTGCCGCCATAACCCTTGTAGTCTGGGTGGGCATCAAAGCGTCGCTTCTGGCGACCATTCTTGAGCGGCTCGGTCCGGGACACACCGTTTTTGTTCTTATTGCTTCAGAAGCCGCAAGCCGCGCGGCCATGCTGGCGCTGTGGCATGGCTTGCCCTCTGCCCGCCCCGGCGGACTTGCCGACGGCATCGGCCAGCCCGAATGGGAAACAGTTGTCTATGGCGCGGGGCTGGGTCTTGTAATTCTCGCCATTGGGCTGTGGCCTGCGGGTGGCATTGCAGCGCTGATTTATTCATTGGCGCTTGTCAGCGGACTTCTGTTCGGGTTTTCAAAACTGTGTATGGTCAAAATCGGCGGACAGACAGGCGACACGCTGGGAGCCGCGCAGCAGATCGCATCGCTTGGCGTGCTGGTCGGCCTTGTCATGGCGCTGTGA
- a CDS encoding thermonuclease family protein, protein MRGQRRPYRQSRKGNHHSKSKRILRRKLDIYLTLLIFLLLILITLHIQKETSPSISFQGKPHVIDGDTVIIEDVRIRLIGIDAPEIAQSCERGGAAYECGKEARTILRSRIGKSPIRCDGHEKDIYGRVLARCYLAGTDLNGWMVQQGWAVAYGDYKREEAEARANKGGLWMGQFEQPSSWRKSHGQDAKQNARSAPDAIGRISDYIREQIDAFINLF, encoded by the coding sequence ATGCGCGGCCAAAGACGCCCATACCGACAAAGCCGTAAAGGAAATCACCACTCCAAAAGCAAAAGGATTTTGAGAAGAAAACTCGACATCTATTTGACTTTACTAATTTTCCTTTTGCTAATCCTAATCACTCTTCATATTCAAAAAGAAACATCGCCTTCCATATCTTTTCAAGGCAAGCCCCATGTAATTGATGGTGACACCGTCATCATAGAGGATGTTCGTATTCGCCTTATCGGCATTGATGCGCCAGAAATTGCGCAAAGTTGCGAGCGTGGTGGCGCAGCTTATGAATGCGGTAAAGAAGCTCGCACTATCTTGCGATCCAGAATCGGTAAGTCACCGATTCGTTGTGACGGACACGAAAAGGATATTTATGGCCGTGTGCTGGCGCGCTGTTATCTAGCCGGCACGGACCTGAACGGCTGGATGGTGCAACAGGGCTGGGCCGTTGCCTATGGCGATTATAAACGTGAAGAAGCGGAGGCCCGTGCTAACAAAGGCGGTCTTTGGATGGGCCAGTTTGAGCAGCCTTCATCATGGCGCAAGAGCCACGGGCAAGATGCAAAGCAGAACGCCCGATCAGCGCCGGATGCAATTGGCCGGATCTCAGACTATATCAGAGAGCAAATCGACGCTTTCATCAATCTGTTTTGA
- a CDS encoding uracil-DNA glycosylase family protein, translating into MHNLEKLRHSIKKCRICRDEPLFPPPLPHDPNPVCVVSDSARIAICGQAPGIRVHKTSLPFNDPSGDRLRQWLGTTRDEFYDSAHFAIVPMGFCFPGYDKHGGDLPPRRECRKTWHDRVFAAMPQLQLVLVIGQYALAYHLPGHRGRNLTETVKNWRHFTETPNDTGRMVLPLPHPSWRNSGWLKRNPWFDAETVPALRAKIRSIIETGK; encoded by the coding sequence ATGCACAATCTGGAAAAGCTCCGGCACTCGATAAAGAAATGCCGTATTTGTCGTGATGAGCCGCTGTTTCCACCACCCTTGCCGCACGACCCCAACCCCGTATGCGTCGTCTCCGATTCTGCTCGCATCGCAATCTGTGGGCAGGCACCGGGCATTCGTGTGCATAAAACCTCATTGCCGTTCAACGATCCATCCGGCGATCGGCTACGGCAATGGCTCGGCACAACGCGCGACGAGTTTTACGATTCCGCACATTTCGCCATCGTGCCGATGGGGTTCTGCTTTCCCGGCTATGACAAGCATGGTGGCGACCTGCCGCCGCGCCGTGAATGCCGCAAGACGTGGCACGATCGGGTCTTTGCCGCGATGCCGCAATTGCAGCTCGTACTGGTGATAGGGCAATATGCGCTCGCCTATCACTTGCCCGGTCACCGCGGTCGCAATCTGACCGAAACTGTTAAAAACTGGCGGCATTTCACGGAAACGCCCAATGACACTGGGCGCATGGTACTGCCTTTGCCGCACCCATCCTGGCGCAACAGCGGCTGGCTCAAACGCAATCCATGGTTTGATGCAGAAACAGTGCCCGCCCTGCGCGCCAAAATCCGTAGCATTATCGAGACGGGAAAATAA